The DNA window TAACCTGGTGAATGGCGCGAAGCCAGTTAAATGTGACTATCTCTTCATTGAGAGCACTTATGCTGGGAGAAATCATCCACCAAGGGAGAAAACAGAGTATGGCTTCCTTTCAAAGATAGAGGATATTGTGGATGCAGGTGGAACAGCGCTTGTGCCTGCATTTGCTGTGGCACGAACACAAGAACTTTTGCTTACGCTTGCAAATACTGACTACGAAATCTGGTTAGATGGCATGGGTTCAAAAGTTAGTAAAATTTACCTTGAGCACCCAGAGTATCTAAGAAATGCAAAAAAACTTAGAAATGCATTAAAAAATGTAAATGTGGTTAGGCATGAAGGAGATAGAAAGAGAGCAATGAAGGGAGAAGTAATTCTTACAACGAGTGGTATGCTAGATGGGGGTCCAGTTCTTGAATATCTTGAGGTAATCAGGAGAAGGGAGAATTGTGGTGTTCTCCTTACTGGTTATCAGGTTGAAGGGACTAATGGAAGATCTCTCCTTGAAAAAGGGAATGTTAAAATTGCAGGAGCTGAAGTGGAGGTCAAAGCCCCTGTTTACTTCTTTGATTTTTCAGCACATGCCGGCCACGACGAACTTCTGAAATTTATTGAAATGTGTGACCCAGAAAAGGTTGTTCTAATGCATGGAGAGTCAAGGGAGGAGCTAGCAAAAGTTATAGAAGGAAGAGAGGTTATCCTGCCTGTTAGAGGTATAGAATTTGAAATTTAGGGTTTGTATCTTCTTTTACTTTTGAGATAGAACAATGCAGAAACTCCTATGACGGCTACTACCCACAGCATTGTCTCAAACCCAGGTGTAATTTTTCCAGGTGCATGTGGTGTAACCCCGATTTCGTTACTCCAGTCGGAAATACCAAAATCATTTTCAGCGCATATCTTATAGAAATAGGTTTGTCCATTCACCACATTTGTGTCTTCAAATCCTTCAGCACTCGTGTTTCCTATCAGTGAGTATTCTCCACCTTGCTTGTCACTTCTGTATACATGATACACTTTTGCACCAGTTGATACTTCCCACCGTAAAATAACTTTTCCGTTCAGACCTTCCCCTGTTAAGTTCATTGGTTTTTGTGGCAGATTCCCCACTATCATTTCAAATTCCGAAAAACTATCTGAGTACCCTTGCTTCCGTACATGTGCATAAATTTTTATTTTCGTCTCGAAGTCCAGTGAGGGTATTTTTATAACGCTTATAAACCTGCCGTTGAGGTCGGTAAGTCCTGATGAGGGCGTAAAGTTGCAGTTCATGTCGGATGTTAGTGAAATATTTACTCCAGTTACAGTGTTGTTTTCAGATTTTACGATAATAGTGAGGTCAGTAGAAGTATTAGCCAGTGCTTTATCAACACATGAAATATTTACCTCAAGAGTTTTTAATGGGTTAACGGTTATATCACACCAGCCAGATCCATCAGCAAAGCCTGTTTTTGTCGCATTCACATGCACTCTGAAGACTGTCTGGTTCTCCACAGTTGGAAAGCTGATTACAATTGTTGTGGTTCCATTAACATCAGTGGTCTTTACACTTTCCGAGAGCATGGCATAGGGTTCCACTGTAAAGAAGAGTATCGCCTCTCCAACAGGTTTCTCACTAGAGTGGACTACAACAACCACAGTGGTGTTTTCTCCTCCGTAGAGAGCATAAGCTTCAGGGAAAAGATTTATCTGGAGGTGTGGATATTCAAGGATGTTTATTGGAATTCCAATCGTTTTTGTCACGAAGCCTGGGCGTAGAATTTTTACAGATATATTTTCGATGCCTGGCTCATTCCCACTTGTATAAGTACCAGATAGTGCACCATTCTCATCTGTGTAGCTCAGAGCTGTTACATTGCCAAGTGTCGGGAAGAATTCAACGTACGCATTTGGAATACCAATTTCAAAACAGGATACATAAATTGTGAAGGAAACATACTCATTTGTGTAAATTTCCTGCGAAGAAATGTACCACGTTACTGAAAGTGTCTGGGGAATAGGGTTTATTGCAAGGGGATAATTGTCATAGGAACCACTTTGCCCGTCAATAGGATAAGGAAAATCTACTATCGTGTCATTGTTTGCATCCAGGGACGTCCAGTCGTCCCAGAAGTTCCCACGAGTGCCAATGTACCAATTATTTTTTACACCGTTATCAGAGCACTGTGTCATACCATAGTGATTGAGCAAAAATGCGTTTTCAGCAATCGTGTTGTTTGTAGAACTTGCATCAAGTGTGATTGCATAGTGAGTTGTGCCGATAAACAGGTTTCTAGATATAGTAGTGGTTCTAGAATTTACAAATTTGATTGATATATCATTTCTAATAAATTTTGAATCTCTTATCTGTGAGTTTTCTGTGGCCATGAATGAAACTGCTTGGGTGTTGGATTTAAGGGTTAGGGAATTCAGGCCGATGTTTGTACTCTGGTGTCCTATAATCCCATATGTGCTGTTTTCAAAAATTGAATTTGAAACAGTAGCAGCAGTTGTGGATACAAACGAAATGCCAGTACTTGCATTTGTAAATCTCGAGTTCTCTACAGATAGACTTGTCGAATCTAACATAATCACGCCGTTATCCACATCACTGGCGGAGATCTCAATTAAATGTATATTTGTAGAACCAATACAGTAAATTCCGTTTTCTGCTGACCTTAAAGAAATTGAATTTAAGTTAATCCTTTGGCAATTTGCAACCTCAATTAGCACATCTCCACTACACATGGTGGTGTTAGAAATTGTGGAATCTGTGGTCGAGGCAAGAATAATTTCTCCGTAAGTGCCAGAAATTGTCTGGCCCGTCTGATTTTTTACATATAGAACTCCCTTTCCGTTCACAGTATTTCCAGTAATTGTATGAGTGTTGTAGGCCCAGTTTTCTTCTCCAATGAGGAGAAGGCTGCAATTATAGAAAACATTATTCTGGATTGTCACAGCACAGCAGTCCTCTAATGAAAGGGCATAACCTTCATCCGTTTCAAAATTACATCCTGAAACTTGGGAATTGTTTACGCCGATCAAACGTACACCCGAGTTCAATATTTCTAGATTTGAAATTTGCAGATTCTCTGACTGGGCAAGCACACATGCTGCATTTGTGTTGTTTTTGAAATTTGAATTCTTCAAATCTATTTGAGATACACCGAAAAAGTTCAGTCCAAAGTTGCAATCTGATGCAGAAATAGATGTGATGACCACATTTGATACACCAAAAATTGCAAAACCAGTCATTGTATTTTTTACTGTCACATTCTCGATTCTTGCATTAGTCAGATTGGTAAGATAGACACCATAGAAGCTGGAGAGATTTTCTGCCCAGATTGTCACGTGTCTTATTACAAAGTACAAGCTCGTATTTGCAACCCAGATCCCATGGGCTTCGCTGCAGCTTATTTCCCAATTTTGAATTACATAGGGGTCTGTGGGGGTACCTGAACCTCCTACAACACCATTTGCATAGGTAAAGTTAGAATTACCGTCTATATAGATGGGTGTGTGGACAGCTCTAGTATCGTATCCTGTGCTTGAAATCCCATATAGACCCGTGGGGGTACTCAGCAGAATTCCTATAAATAGTATGATACTCACTTTCATGGATAAATGTAATATCAAGGAAGTTAATAAATGTTGGGAGTGGTACCCGAAAAATGCAGATTTTGGTAGGTTGAATATTTCCAGTCGATGTTATTATTTGATATGAAAAATATAATAATAGTTATATACTATTAATCCATTCCACCGGTTGGTGAACATTATGAAATCAGTAGGTAGAACAACAAAGGGAGTAGTAATAGAAAATGAGAGAAGAATTTATCATGGTTTTACAAATGGAAATGCATGCAGAATGCCTGGAAAGTTTAGCCAGAAAAGAGAGCATGGTAAATTTACTGTGTTTTTTGTAATGATTTTGTTGGTTTTGAGTGTAGTTGCACTGTTTACTTTTCAGAGTAACACTACTAGCGTAGTTAGAATTGATGGCAGCTTTGAAGATTGGCAGAGTGTTGCAAAGACCTCAAAAATAAGGGATGTCAACGTGCCAGAAAATATCGATATCTCAGAGTATGCAACTGTAGAAACAGGAAAGAATGTGGCATTTTATGCAAGGGTTTATGGTAGTTTGCTGGCTGGTGATGGTAGATACATTGTTGAAACCCCATCTGACAATCCAGTTTACATGGCAACTCAGCGAGAGACGACAATTCCAAATGCAAATGGAAGAGATGTGGCTTATGTGTTTGTGGACACGGATAACAATCCGGGAACAGGGTTTAAGCCCTCTGCCAATTTTGCAGTCGGTGCGGACAAAGCGATAGAGATTGTGGGCAAGAACGGAAAGATAGAGGCAAGTCGAGTGCTTACATTCGTGGGTGTGGTGCAGCAGGAATGGACATGGGTAATTGGCGAGAGTGTGGCTGCAGCAACTAATGGCAAAGATATGGAGACGATGGCTGGTAAGAATTTACTTGGTGTTGGTGAAAATTATGCGGTTTACTTCTACATGATTGACTGGCAGAACATGGAATGCAAGCTGGAGAATGCGTTGCGGTGTGAAAATGCGAAAATCTCAGCAATGGATATGTATCTGAAGGCAGTGGATGAAAGAACAGTCCAACTAATTGAGAGCAAACCTTTCACACCTAAGGGGACGCCTCGAACACCAATTAGAATAAATGGAGATGCGGATTTCACACCAATAAACGGTGTTGTGAGCGGCTCAGGGACACAGGCCGACCCATATATTATTGAAAACTGGGACATTGACGCAGCAGGCCAGGGCTGTGGGATTTACATAGGTAACACAACATCCTATTTCGTTGTGAGAAATTGCTATGTAAACAACTCAAGTGGAAATGCTGCACAGTACTACTGGAATTCTGGAATTGCGCTTTACAGTGTGGTCCATGGAATACTCGGAAGGAATTTAATTCTAAATTGCACAAGCTATGGAATTTACATTGCTGGTAGTTCAAGCCAGAACACAGTGTACCTCAACACGGTTTCAAACAACAACTATGGCATCTACCTTTCTTCCTCCACTCTAAACAGAATTGATGAAAACAATGTCTCAGGCAACAATTATGGTGTAATTTTGTCATCATCCTCGACGAACAGGGTTACAAACAACACAATTTCTTCAAATACAAATTATGGCATTTATCTTGCCACTTCAAACACAAATCTGATTCTTTACAATCATCTGAGAAACAATGGTGGCTATGGAGTTTACTTGACTACTGGTTCAAACTCGAATGCAATATGGTGGAACAGTTTCTGGCAGAACAATGGTGCTGGCAGGGGCGTTTCTGGTAACTGCCAGGCATACGATGGTGTCGGTGCTAATGATTGGAATAACACTACAAGGCAAACAGGCAACTACTGGAGCAACTGGGATGGGAACGATTGGGCTAGTGCAAATGCTTATCCGATTGACGGTGGTGCCGGTGCAAGCGACTGGTATCCTCTCAGCAAGCCGGCGAGAGCACCTATAAGAATCAACAGCGATGCAGATTTTACATTGGAGAATGGAGTTGTTGGGGGTTCTGGAACTTCAACTGACCCATACATTATTGACGGTTGGTTGATTGATGGCGCAGGATATGGCTATTGCATTTACATAGGAAACACAACAAAGGATTTTGTTATTGAAAACTGCGAATTACATGATGCTTATGGAAATTCAGATATGTATTACTGGGATGCAGGTTTAGCATTGTATAACGCCACCAATGCCACTATCATCAAGAATCACATTTATAGTTGCACATATGGTATTTGGATGTATCACACAAGTTACCTCTCAATGTACAGCACTTTAAAATACAATGGCATCAACCAGAATAAATATGGAGTGATATGTTGGAATGTAAGGGAAATTACCATATCATACAATAGAATTGATGAAAATGAGTACAATGGTATAGATATTACTTCTGGAATGAATATGATAATCACGAACAACAACATTTCCAGAAATAATTACC is part of the Thermoplasmata archaeon genome and encodes:
- a CDS encoding NosD domain-containing protein; protein product: MKVSIILFIGILLSTPTGLYGISSTGYDTRAVHTPIYIDGNSNFTYANGVVGGSGTPTDPYVIQNWEISCSEAHGIWVANTSLYFVIRHVTIWAENLSSFYGVYLTNLTNARIENVTVKNTMTGFAIFGVSNVVITSISASDCNFGLNFFGVSQIDLKNSNFKNNTNAACVLAQSENLQISNLEILNSGVRLIGVNNSQVSGCNFETDEGYALSLEDCCAVTIQNNVFYNCSLLLIGEENWAYNTHTITGNTVNGKGVLYVKNQTGQTISGTYGEIILASTTDSTISNTTMCSGDVLIEVANCQRINLNSISLRSAENGIYCIGSTNIHLIEISASDVDNGVIMLDSTSLSVENSRFTNASTGISFVSTTAATVSNSIFENSTYGIIGHQSTNIGLNSLTLKSNTQAVSFMATENSQIRDSKFIRNDISIKFVNSRTTTISRNLFIGTTHYAITLDASSTNNTIAENAFLLNHYGMTQCSDNGVKNNWYIGTRGNFWDDWTSLDANNDTIVDFPYPIDGQSGSYDNYPLAINPIPQTLSVTWYISSQEIYTNEYVSFTIYVSCFEIGIPNAYVEFFPTLGNVTALSYTDENGALSGTYTSGNEPGIENISVKILRPGFVTKTIGIPINILEYPHLQINLFPEAYALYGGENTTVVVVVHSSEKPVGEAILFFTVEPYAMLSESVKTTDVNGTTTIVISFPTVENQTVFRVHVNATKTGFADGSGWCDITVNPLKTLEVNISCVDKALANTSTDLTIIVKSENNTVTGVNISLTSDMNCNFTPSSGLTDLNGRFISVIKIPSLDFETKIKIYAHVRKQGYSDSFSEFEMIVGNLPQKPMNLTGEGLNGKVILRWEVSTGAKVYHVYRSDKQGGEYSLIGNTSAEGFEDTNVVNGQTYFYKICAENDFGISDWSNEIGVTPHAPGKITPGFETMLWVVAVIGVSALFYLKSKRRYKP
- a CDS encoding MBL fold metallo-hydrolase, with amino-acid sequence MRIKFLGGADEVGSLGMVMDTGRERMLFDYGITPDTPPGLPLPSPHVDCVFLSHAHIDHSGMLPWISNRYECEIFATPPTIDVTTLLLEDSLKISEMEGYSLEYGLRDIRKTTSLMEPVTFGETIAINDTEVTLHDAGHIPGATMFEIVTNRVSLFTGDLNLTRTNLVNGAKPVKCDYLFIESTYAGRNHPPREKTEYGFLSKIEDIVDAGGTALVPAFAVARTQELLLTLANTDYEIWLDGMGSKVSKIYLEHPEYLRNAKKLRNALKNVNVVRHEGDRKRAMKGEVILTTSGMLDGGPVLEYLEVIRRRENCGVLLTGYQVEGTNGRSLLEKGNVKIAGAEVEVKAPVYFFDFSAHAGHDELLKFIEMCDPEKVVLMHGESREELAKVIEGREVILPVRGIEFEI